The DNA window TACAGGGTTGTAAGAGATGACAACCAACCTGATAATGATGTAACAATTGATGTGATTCAAGGCGGGCTCTCCACGGAAGAGGAAATGTATCCGCCGATTGAGCATGAAACCACGTTAAAAACAGGAATCAGACATAAAGACGGCGCGATTTCAATGGCGAGACTTGAACCGGGCACCGCTACGTCGGAGTTTTTCATATGTGTGGGCGACCAACCTGAACTTGATTTCGGAGGTCATCGCAATCCGGATGGACAGGGATTTGCGGCTTTCGGAAAAGTAGTTGAAGGAATGGAGGTTGTGAGAAAAATCCATCAGCAGCCTGTAGATGGACAGATATTGAATCCTGAAATATTAATTGTAAACCTGACGCGTCTTGAACGGGCAGGAACTCAAATTAGAAGTAAGTATTATTAATCGTATAAAAAGTAGAATAATTTACTTGCGTTACCCTAAAAGAGTTATTAGATTTTTTCGTAATTATAAACTGAGTGACTAAAATGTGGAATAAAATATATGGCAATTAAAGTGGGAATAAACGGATTCGGCAGAATAGGACGTTCAGTCGTAAGAGCCGCAAAACTCATACGTAAAGCGGATTTTGATTTTGTAGCGATAAATGACCTTACGGATCCTTCAAAACTTTGTACAGTACTGAAATATGATTCTGTTCACGGAACTTATCCCGGAGAAGTGATAATTGACGATGGTGATCTGTCGGTTGATGGCGATAAAATTAAAATGGTTTCAGAAAAAGATCCGGCGAATCTTCCGTGGGGAGAACTTGGAGTTGAGATAGTTGTTGAATCTACCGGTCTTTTTCGAGAAAGGTCTCAATTGGAGAAGCATCTGAGCGCAGGCGCGAAAAAGGTCATTCTTACAGTTCCTCCTAAAGACGATATAGATGCAACTATAGTTCTCGGTGTTAACGATGATATATTGACAGGTGACGAGAAAATTGTCTCCAACGCCTCTTGCACAACAAATTGCGCGGCGTCTGTCACAAAAGTCATCCATGAAGCATTTAATATCAAGAAAGGATTTCTAAGTACGATACACGCTTACACGATGGATCAAAAGCTGTTAGACTCTCCTCATCCGGATATGCGAAGAGCAAGGGCTGCATCACTTTCGATAATTCCTACTTCCACAGGAGCTGCCAAAACACTTGGAGTTGTTCTTCCGAGCCTTGCCGGAAAAATTGACGGAATGTCCTTCAGAGTTCCAATTCCTGACGGTTCTATCGTTGACCTGATATTTGTAATAGAAAAATCAACAACTGTTGAAGAGATAAATAAAGTTATGAAGGAAGCAGCGGAAGGCGAAATGAAAGGGATTATCGAGTATACGGAAGATCCCATTGTTTCTGTGGATATTACAGGAAACGTTAATTCTGCCATATTTGACGCCGGTTTGACTCGCGCAATGGATGATAAATTCATTAAAGTATCGGCATGGTATGATAATGAAATGGGTTATGCTTGCAGAGTGGTGGACCTGATCACAAAGCTTCATTCGCTGTCAGCGGGAAGCGCTTAATTTCTTGCGCGAAGAATTGTTTGTTTTTTAACGATGCCTTCTTTATTGATTATAGCCCTGCTGACCCATGTATTTCTCGGTCCTAAGGGAGGGAGTAATTGTTCATCAAGATAGATAGCGACAGATCTGGTTTTACTGATTCTCAAAGAAAATTGGTCGTTAGCCTTCCAGGTACGTTCCTCTCCAAGTCTTTGGAAAGTAATATCATCGGGTTCTCCATCATCGGTAATAACTACGACCCGAACGCGCACGCTGTCCATAGACATAATCCGCAGGGACATTGGGACGGGAGTAACGAACTCTACAGCATCTATAGAATCGGAAACAACGGAATCTGCGGCGGCTAAGGTGTCAGAAATAATAGATGACTTATCGGAGGACGAAACATCCCCACTCTCTACGGATTCTTCAAAAGAAGTTTTTATCGGTTCTTCAACACCGCAAAATTTTACAGAGACCAATAATATTCCGAAAACTATGACAATTCCAGCCCACATAAGTCGCGGTGTAAATTTTGAATCTGAGTCGTCGCCGGATTTAGTATCGCCTTCGGCAAGCTCGCGTCTGGCTCTGCGTTTTTCCTTTGGTAATTGTTCCGCCGCCCTGAAGAGGCGATATCTCCTGGCTGCATCATCAGGATCCATCCCTATTTCTTTGGCATAAGCTCTGATGAAAAGTACAATATACGGTTCAGGCAACACTTCATATTCGCCGGATTCAACAGCGTGCAGGTATATCGGATTTATTTTGGTAACGCTTGCGATATCCTCAATTGAGAGACCTCGTGCAAGTCTGCTTTCGCGTAACTCTTCATAGAAATTTGCCATTAAAACGATTACTCCGTGTATGAAAGATGAATAATACTGAACCCTTTATTGAGAGTCAAATATAAAATATATGATGACGATTATATCAATACCGATTAACTTGGCTGATAGCTTATGAAGGGTCGTTTGAACATAGCTTTTCTTATTCACTATCACCAACCTTACTATGCCGCTCCGGATGATATGACAAATTCGCAGCCTTGGGTGAGGCTTCATGCAGCGCGGGATTACCTGAATATCGGGTCGCTCTTAAAACAATATCCAAACATCAGAGTTACATTCAGTTTTAGTTCTTCCCTTCTTGAGCAGCTAAAAGAATATTCAGATAACGAATATCAGGACAGGTTTCAGCAGCTTACGATAAAAGACCCCGGCAAAATGAACCTTGAAGAAAAAGAATTTCTATTATCCAATATTTTTGATCTCTATTCTACCAAATCAGGAATTGATTTTCCCGGATGGAATAAATTAAGCAATATCTGGGCCGAAAGGGTCCAAGCGTACGGGGTTGAAAAGGCTGTTGAACAAACTTCGGACGGCGAGCTGCTTGACGCTCAGGTTCTTCACCTGCTCAGCTGGAGTGGTTGGGATATAATCCAAACAGAATCTATCCGGGATCTATTGACAAAAACCGATAAGTTTACAGAGAATGATAAGGAAATAATCTTAGCTGTTCACAGTGATGTTTTGAAGCAAATTATTCCAATGTTCAATGAATTATCAGATTCCGGGCAAGCGGAATTAGCTATGTCACCATACTATAATCCAATACTGCCGCTTCTGATAGACAACGATTACGGTAAAATCGCTGATCGTTATTGTGATGAATCATCACTTCATTTCGCTCATCCCGAAGATGCATTATATCAGATACATAGCGCATTGAATTTTTGCAATACACGGTTTGGCGATATCCCGAACGGAATGTGGCTGCCTGAAGGATCAGTATGTTATGAAACTCTTGAGCATGCAGCGAAAGAAGGTCTTAAATGGTTGATAAGTGACGATCAGGTGTTGAGTCACACGCTTAAGGAACAGATGTCCGATGAAAAAAAATACCAAGCACACAAGATTAACGGAATTGAAAATTGTCCAGCGCTATTTTTTAGATCTTCTGAATTATCCGATGCAATATCATTCAATTATTCGAAGCTTTCGCCGGAGCAAGCGGTAAAGGAACTGATACGGAATTTGGAGGAAATCCGAGAATCTCTTTCCGGTGACGAAACGGAATACCTTGTAACGATAGTCTTGGACGGTGAAAATAGTTGGGAATATTATCCTAAGAATGGTTACCTGTTTTTTAACGAGCTCTTCTCCGTATTGAGCGAATCTGACACCTTAAAAACGATCTCATTTGATGAATACCTTAAAAACACCGCTGATATTCAGCAGCTGGAAACGCTCTCCCCCGGTTCAAGTGTGGATTGCAATTTTAATTCCTGGATAGGTCAGGAGCAAACCAATAGGGCATGGGATGTTCTTGCCGAAGCGAGAGAAGTTCTGAAAGAAGCAAAGCAGATGGATAACGTGGATAAAGAACCGTTTAAGGGAATGTATAACGCTGCGCATAAACATTTAATGGCCGCTGAAGGCGCTGATTGGTTCTGGTGGTATGGAAAGAACCGTTTTTTATCACATTCCATCTTGTTTGATAATCTGTTCAGAGCTCATTTGCAGAAGGTTTACTCCTATCTGAATCTGCCCGTGCCGGACGGTATATCGGAACCCCTTGAATCAAGTATCTCCGAAGAAGAGGCTCCGCCCGAAGCTGAATTTTCTCCGGAGATAGATGGAATAGAAACCGAAAGCGATGAATGGCAGTATGCAGGGCACCTCAAATTAGAAGAAAGCACGGGTAATCACGCTTCTCATATAATAAAGGGGGTCAAATATGGCTTTGACACTGATTATATCTATCTGAGGCTTGATGGAGATATGGGAATTTTGAAATCAACCGAAGAATCGGTCAGAATAGAACTATGCGTTGTAAAACCAATTGAAGTCGTAATAAGTATCCCTCTTTCAGAAAATACGGGAAAGATTCAATTGGTCTCCCATAATGTGCAAAAGGAACTATCAGAAGGGAAGGTTGCATTTCAAGAGTTTATTGAAATTAAGATACCTATGGATGATTTGAGTATGAATTTGGATGAAAAATTTTATTTCTTTATCAGATTGAAATCAGAAGATAAAGAACTGGAAAGATTACCTCTGCAAGGCGTAATAAAGGCGAATTTCTCTTTTTCCAAAGAAAATAATTTAAGAAGGTATCAGTAAAGAACAAAAGTGGGGAAGGCTAATCTTGCAATAGGGCTCCATTGTCACCAACCTGTGCACAAAAAGATTCTGATCGGCTTCGCATGCATAAGTTACTATAAATTACATTGATTTATCTTGGATAGTATTACGTCAAATAATTTAGAAGACACAGGCGAACGGATGATTCCCCCTCAAAAAGGGGAATTAAGCGTAGTTTATGAACATCACAAATATGCTTATGAAGAAACACTACAATATGTAACTGATAAGATCGTCTTAGATGTTGGATGCGGCACAGGATATGGCGTAAAAATTTGTTCAGAAACTGCTAAATTCGTAGTCGGCTTAGATTATGATTTATCTGCCGTCAAATATTGTAATGATAATTTTGCTACTGAGAACAACTCATTCATAAACTCAAATGCTTTATTATTATCTATTGGAACTGATTCTTTTGATGTAGCCATCACATTCCAGGTCATAGAGCATATTTCTGATTCTTTAAAATTTATTGAAGAGCTGAAGAGGGTTGTAAAACCCTCCGGTTTAATAATTATTTCAACGCCAAACGTCACTGACTCCGCAAAGAGGAAATTTGGTAATCCATTTCATATAAATGAGATGGGATATGACGATCTTGAGGATCTATTAAGAAAATCATTTGAGTCCTTTGAGATATTCGGGCACACCTACAAATCTCAGGGTACTTTAATGAAAATGATACGAAAACTCCCATTGTATAAAATAGGCGCTTGGTTCAGGAGGAGCAGTATTATTAAAAAACAAGTCTCCAAATCATTAGGAATGACAAAGTTTAGAACGGTTCGAGACAACGTTGAAAATTCAATGGATCTTTACGCTGTTTGTAAAAATGAATGAACTGCTAAAGCCAAGAAAAGTTATTCGCTTAAACTCAGTCGCTTCCGATTGTCAGGATCGATCATCATCTCATAAAAGCGGGTAAGCGGGAATCCCATTACATTATTATAACAGCCTTCTATTTTTTGAACAAATAACGCTCCCGAGTCTTGAATCCCATAAGCTCCGGCTTTATCAAGCGGTTTTGCCGTATCAACGTATAACATAATCTCTTTTTCGCTGAGCGCCCTGAAATAAACTTTAGTCTGCACATAATCTGTGATAGAATATGATGAGGGAGTTGACAATATAAAAATCGCCGTTAAAACGGTGTGCATTTTCCCGCTGAGTTCTCTCAACATATTTATCGCTTCGTCCCGGCCGGCAGGTTTCCCGATTACTCTGTCCCCCAATGCCACGATTGTATCCGCGCTGATTATAATGCCATCCTCAACTTTCTCGGCAATTGACCTTCCTTTTGATTCCGCCAATTTCTGAATTAAGTGGATTATCGATGAATCCGTTACCTCATCTTCATTGATCTTCGGAGGAATAACTTCAGGTTCCAAGCCTATCTGCCTAAGAAGTTGTAGTCGTCGTGGTGACTCTGATGCAAGAACGAGTCGGCGATTAATTTTTAGTAGCATTGAAACAGAATTAACTTTTTAAGATTCGTAGAAGTTTCTTCTTGTTGATTTTATGCTTGAAAGCGATCTCCCCGTCAATTTCGATAACAGGGATTTCAATATCGAATTTCTTCATAAGTTCTTCGTCTTGAGTAATATCAATGGAGCTGAATTGGAAGTCCGCTTCTTCAGCTGCATGCTCAATTATATTCAGAGCCACGTCGCACAGGTGACATCCTTCTTTCGTATAAAATTTAACGGTGTGATAAATATCAGTTACCGGGCTATTGCCAATTTTTCAATTACCTCGACCCATTGGCCCGTGAAGGAAGATTTCACTCTTAATCTGTAGATATAAACGCCATTTGCGAGCCGGTCGCCTACTTCGTCTCTGCCGTCCCACCTTATTTTTTGAAAGCCGATAGAAACAGAAGAGAAATCATTTATTTTTCGAATGAGCCTGCCTGCTACGGTATAAATATTAATCTCTATTTCTTCAACCGGCTGACTTAGAAAATAGGTAAAGTCCGTGGAGGTTGACATTGGATTCGGGTAATTATAAACACGCTCGATAGAAAGCTCATCGCTTGTGGCGATATTGAAAACAACCGATTCCTCGGTAAAATTATTGTAACTATCCCAAGCTTTTACGGTGAGAGAGTGCTCTCCGGCGTCAAGAATCGGCAAGGGATAGCTGATGTTACCTTTTTGATAACTGTCAATATCATATTCAAAGAACTGTGTAATATTAAACTTATTATTGAAATCTTCATCAATTGTCAAAGTGATTTTGTGACCGACTTCTTCCGCCAAATTTATTCCATTCTCATCATTTAAAGATATTTCGAGCAAGGCGTCCTGTGGCACTATATCTCCGGGTCGAAAAAACAGACCCTGAAATCCGACAGATATTTCAGGTCCAAGGTTATCCGCGGTGGCAGCCGCAGTTCCATCGTATTCTATATTACCAATCGCTCCCGCTCCATCCAATCCGGAGGCTTCGTCCCACCAATATATTATGGTCTTACCGCTGTTACCGCCATAGCTGATGTCACGCGGAACGATAAACGAGCTTTCATAGCTTCCGGCGGTAGCGCTTACAGGTCCGCTGAATATACGAGGACCCGGCAATTTATAACTGATTGAACCTGTAACGCCATTATGTGTTTCTGATCGTGTCACTGATTTTTCGGAATCAAATACATTTACGGCGACAGAGACCGATCCGAGATTCAAAATGTTACCGTTTTTATCAAGAATTTTACCGCGTATGCTTGCTTTGCCGAGAGCCTGCAAAACAGGAGGGTCTATGCTTTCTATGGTAGCGCGCCCCTGAGGTAATGCTACCCGCATAGTCGGATCTCCAAGATAATGATATTTTTGATCGTTACTGTCATCGGAGCGGGCAAGTTTTGTGGCTAAAAGCGCCGCACCTACACGCGGCGCATTACTTGAGAAAGGTTGTTCCGGAAGTAACATATTAAAGAATTTCGCAGTTATGGTAGCATTCGGTCCCGAATATACAAGTCGAGATGCCGCGAACATTCCAATAGCGCCATTCTGCTTTTGGACGAGGAGATCCTCAGCCATTGATTGGATATTCGGGTCATCATATCTTCCGAATTCACAAGTTCCCGCCACCCAAATGGGAAGTTTTTGTCCTGTGTTAATAATATTTAAGTCGCGTTCGCTTGTCAGAAGTCGCTCTTGCGCTAATACGGTGGGCCCTCCATGACCTATGTAAATGAGAAACGTCGTTCCCCTGTTTAATTGCTCCAAAAGAGCCGAAGTGGCATCCGGTTTTCTTACTCCGAATACTGCGGCATCAGTTTCAACTTTAAATTCGGTCATATATATTTTTCTGATATCACTACTCTGCGGAAGCGTTTTTATGATCTTATCTTCCGAATCTCTGATGTGATTTGTCTCCGGATTTTTCGATGGTCGAAACAGATCATCGGCAACAATGGTGACGGTATTTTTCCAGTTTCCGAAAATTGGTTCGGACTCGTATAAAATCAGCTTTTCCACAAAGTTAGCGGCATCTTCCGGAGTTCTTGATACTATCCTTCCGAGAGAAATATCAGCTTTTCTGTCTGTGCCTGATATAAATGCAAAATGGTCATCCGCTGCCCGAGAGTCTATGAAACTGATATGAGTTGTAGTTGTAGAAGTGTCATCAATAAGTTGATATGTAAGTATAAAATTTGTCGACTCACCTGTGATATTTCGATAATCGTAATCACCGTCGCCGAAGAGGAGAGCAAAGCTGGGTTTAGGAGCATTCCAGTTTTCATAAGCGTGCTTGAAAAAATATCTGAGAGCCATAGGGTCAATCTGTCCGGCGCTAAATTCATTTATTATGTCGTCAATATCAATTACAATCGTTTTAAGCCGGTCATCCGGTTTGGCTTCAAAACTTCTATAATCAGCCAATTGGTCGGCGGATTCTCTGAAATCTTTGTGAGTAACGATAATGTAATCTGCCTGAATACCGCTGATTCTTGCCCTCGGAGTGCCAAGTCCGTCAACTTTGGTAATCTCCGATACGGATAAATATGCTGAAGACGCTGAAACGTAATATTCATTTCGCATACCCGGATTCACCTGTTCCTGCCAGATTATGCTTGAAGATGAAATGGTAGTAGGGGAAATTTTATAGGTCTCTCCGATATTGGAAATATTGAATATGTTCACATCGTTTGAAGAAAATCCTGATGCATTATATTTCATTAAACCGCTATCGGAGGAGGTGAAAAAATGAAGTATATCCGACTCAGCCTTCATTAATCTGGTATATCTAATCTCAAACCAATCTAAAAACCCCTTGGAAGGAGAATCAACACCCTCATATGCTAATATGAATCTATTCACTCCTGATTTCAGAGGGCTGTTAGACACCGTTTTTCGCCGAAAATTTACTCTATAGTTACTAACAATACTTGTAGAAAGTAATTGCGTGCCATCGAGGCTAAGTATAAACCTGCCTCCAAAAGATGCATCTTCTATACCGCTGCGGGTTCGCATAGAAAACTTACTATTTTGCGAACTGACCACATCATTTAACATTATTGGGTACTCCTGAAAATCGGAAATACCGGTAAGGCTTACTCCAAAAAAACCTGTTCCGGTTCGGAGAAAATTAATGAACTCATCTTCCTGATGGTAGAATGCTTCGTATTGCGATATGTCCGAATCAGGAATACCGGCTGTTGAGGGAGTCGTTATCATCTCTTTTCCGGGCGAGGAGCCGGTAGGCGCAACGTTTAGCCAATAAAATGATAAGTTTGAATACGGATTTTGAGAAAACCTAATCTGATTCTTCAGGCTATTGAATTCGAAACCGGAGGCGCCCTTACCGTAAAATATAACTTCATCGTTTGAATCAAAATTACCGTCTGAATTATTATCCTGTCTCCATGCCGGGATTTCAATTAGGTTATCAGTTACTACAGCTCCGATTTTTCCGTTCATTACTCTACCGCCGAAATAGGGTGAATAGATTTTTAGACGATTTAAATCGATGTTATTCAGATTTATACCAAATGAACTTAGGTCATCAGTCGTTAACTTATATATACCGTCATTTAATAGAGTCATTTTATACCAATCTCCCGGACCGAAAGAGACTGTTTTGTTAAATGGAGAATATCTTTTGTTCTCCACAAGCCAATCTTTCGACTGATTAAAATTGACGATAGCGGCGCTGTATATCTCTTCTTCGGCTGAGGAAATCCGTTGAATACTTTTTTTGGCTGAAGGTATGTCACCGAAGGATATTTCGACTGAAATCTCATTAAAAAGATTTATTCCGTCAGATGAAGCGGAAACCTCGTACGGGTGGATAATAACCTGAAAAATCCGTTGCTGCCGGAAATAACCCACGTCTTTAATTGTGACCAAATTAATCTTCGGGATGCTATTAGAATTAATATTGCTTTTATCCATGAAAAAAACGGGGACTCCGGTTGATCTGCTTATCGAATTAGGGTGACGAGCCGGAATACCTTTTAATGTTTTACCACCACTTTTACTTACACCTGTTATCCTTGGAACTGCTCCGTCTGGAACTCCAAAGGTATAAACCGCCGCAGGCAGGGCGATCTCGCCGGGGGAACCGGTAATTTCAGATTCTCCCTGGAACGAAATATCAAGCGTTCGGGAATTAAGTTTGTTTTCATTGAATACAGGCCTGAGAGTTATGCTCAGTCCCCTTTCAGAAGTTTTTATAGTTGAAGGTTTTCTGTTCAGATTTTCCGACTGGGTCGCAGGAGTGGAGCCGTCGGATGCAAACTGTAAAAGAGCAAGGATAATAAGCGCAGGCATTTGGATTACTTATTTTCCGTGAAAAGATAAAAGTTGGTTTTCGATTCTACCCCGAAGCAATCGGATAAATTTGAAAAGCCGCGCAGAATATTATACATTCCCATAACTGATCCTTATTATAGATAAAATTCTGTAACTATTTTCTTGGCTTTTCCTCAATATGTGTGAGCAAATATATTCAGAAAGTTCAACTCTGTCAAGCCTATTTAGTTCCAATAGATGAATATAAATAAAGCGATAGTAAAATAATATTTAACTCCTTAATTTAATGTAAGACGGTTTACATTATCATAATTAGCGTAAAAAGAAGTGAAAGATAGAAAAACTGTTCGATTAAATGAAAAATCAATAGGAAGAAGGAAAAGTGGAAAACCTAATAAAAGAATTATTAGAAATTATAGGTGAAGACCCTAACCGGGAAGGATTGCTGAAAACACCTTCAAGAGTATCAAAATCGCTGAAATTTTTGACTAAAGGCTACAATGAAAGTGTAGAAGAAGTATTGAACGGTGCGATTTTCACAGAAAAATTTGATGAAATGATAATCGTAAAAGATATTGATTTGTACAGCCTATGTGAACATCATTTATTACCGTTTTTCGGAAAATGCCACGTTGCGTATATTCCGAATAAAAAGATAATAGGCTTGAGTAAAATACCGAGAATTGTGGAAATATTCGCCCGACGATTGCAAGTTCAGGAACGCTTGACAACTCAAATAGCCGAAGCGGTTCAGTCAGCAATAAATCCACTTGGAGTGGCTGTAACCATTGAAGCTACTCACCTTTGTACAGTTATGAGAGGTGTAGAAAAACAAAACGCTGTAGCTGTGACCAATTCCATGCTTGGCAATTTTAAAACGGACCCGAAAACGAGAATGGAATTCCTGTCGATGATCAGTTCCTGAATTAATTCGGAAGAAGAAAAAGATGCAAAAGTCTTTCAAAAATCCATTTTTTGATTTTGATAAAGAGGCGGAGCTCAGGATATTGTACAGCGGGGGAATTGAAAGTTCAGTAATGGTCGGAAAAGCTGTTGAAGAGGGACTGAATCCAACACCGGTTTATGTTTCTATCGGCACGCGATGGGAAGATGCTGAAATCAAAGCGGCAAAAAACTATCTGGAAGCTCTTGAAACAGGGTTTTCAGAAAATATGGTGATAATAAAAACCCGTACGAATCAAAATTATCCGGATTGGGTTTATGGCGGAGAGGGTTTCCCGATTTCTGATGCGGGTGTATCAAGTTTGGAGCTGCCCGATAGAAACGAAACCCTCATTCGGGAGGCGCTGAATTACAAAGATGGGCAAAATTCGCTGAATATTTTCATTGGAACTACTGCGGACAATCCATTTGACGACGGTACGGCAGAATTTTTTCTGAATTTAGAGGCTCAGCTTTTCAATGAAAAGAAACGGAAAGTGAAGATAATTGCTCCGCTGCACCATTTAAATAAGAAAGAGGTTATAGAGTTGGGTAAACGATTTCCGTTAGAACTGACTCTTTCGTGCGTTGCGCCGATAGAAGGAAAACCGTGCAAGAAATGTATCAAATGCGCTATAAGAAATGAAGCGTTTCTGTTAGCAGGCTAAAATAATAAAGAAAGGATTAAATATGAATCTAACTGTTGGAGATAATGCTCCCGAGTTCAATTTGAAAGACCAAAACGGAAATGATATTAGTTTAAGCGGTTTGAAAGGGAAGAGAGTAATTTTGTATTTCTATCCAAAAGATGAT is part of the Candidatus Neomarinimicrobiota bacterium genome and encodes:
- a CDS encoding peptidylprolyl isomerase, with product MNSGCESDSETVMLKMETELGEITIEIYLDKAPITALNFLKYVDDGVFKNSKFYRVVRDDNQPDNDVTIDVIQGGLSTEEEMYPPIEHETTLKTGIRHKDGAISMARLEPGTATSEFFICVGDQPELDFGGHRNPDGQGFAAFGKVVEGMEVVRKIHQQPVDGQILNPEILIVNLTRLERAGTQIRSKYY
- the gap gene encoding type I glyceraldehyde-3-phosphate dehydrogenase, which gives rise to MAIKVGINGFGRIGRSVVRAAKLIRKADFDFVAINDLTDPSKLCTVLKYDSVHGTYPGEVIIDDGDLSVDGDKIKMVSEKDPANLPWGELGVEIVVESTGLFRERSQLEKHLSAGAKKVILTVPPKDDIDATIVLGVNDDILTGDEKIVSNASCTTNCAASVTKVIHEAFNIKKGFLSTIHAYTMDQKLLDSPHPDMRRARAASLSIIPTSTGAAKTLGVVLPSLAGKIDGMSFRVPIPDGSIVDLIFVIEKSTTVEEINKVMKEAAEGEMKGIIEYTEDPIVSVDITGNVNSAIFDAGLTRAMDDKFIKVSAWYDNEMGYACRVVDLITKLHSLSAGSA
- a CDS encoding helix-turn-helix domain-containing protein translates to MANFYEELRESRLARGLSIEDIASVTKINPIYLHAVESGEYEVLPEPYIVLFIRAYAKEIGMDPDDAARRYRLFRAAEQLPKEKRRARRELAEGDTKSGDDSDSKFTPRLMWAGIVIVFGILLVSVKFCGVEEPIKTSFEESVESGDVSSSDKSSIISDTLAAADSVVSDSIDAVEFVTPVPMSLRIMSMDSVRVRVVVITDDGEPDDITFQRLGEERTWKANDQFSLRISKTRSVAIYLDEQLLPPLGPRNTWVSRAIINKEGIVKKQTILRARN
- a CDS encoding class I SAM-dependent methyltransferase, which codes for MIPPQKGELSVVYEHHKYAYEETLQYVTDKIVLDVGCGTGYGVKICSETAKFVVGLDYDLSAVKYCNDNFATENNSFINSNALLLSIGTDSFDVAITFQVIEHISDSLKFIEELKRVVKPSGLIIISTPNVTDSAKRKFGNPFHINEMGYDDLEDLLRKSFESFEIFGHTYKSQGTLMKMIRKLPLYKIGAWFRRSSIIKKQVSKSLGMTKFRTVRDNVENSMDLYAVCKNE
- the maf gene encoding septum formation protein Maf, with protein sequence MLLKINRRLVLASESPRRLQLLRQIGLEPEVIPPKINEDEVTDSSIIHLIQKLAESKGRSIAEKVEDGIIISADTIVALGDRVIGKPAGRDEAINMLRELSGKMHTVLTAIFILSTPSSYSITDYVQTKVYFRALSEKEIMLYVDTAKPLDKAGAYGIQDSGALFVQKIEGCYNNVMGFPLTRFYEMMIDPDNRKRLSLSE
- a CDS encoding glutaredoxin family protein; this encodes MALNIIEHAAEEADFQFSSIDITQDEELMKKFDIEIPVIEIDGEIAFKHKINKKKLLRILKS
- the porU gene encoding type IX secretion system sortase PorU, with the protein product MPALIILALLQFASDGSTPATQSENLNRKPSTIKTSERGLSITLRPVFNENKLNSRTLDISFQGESEITGSPGEIALPAAVYTFGVPDGAVPRITGVSKSGGKTLKGIPARHPNSISRSTGVPVFFMDKSNINSNSIPKINLVTIKDVGYFRQQRIFQVIIHPYEVSASSDGINLFNEISVEISFGDIPSAKKSIQRISSAEEEIYSAAIVNFNQSKDWLVENKRYSPFNKTVSFGPGDWYKMTLLNDGIYKLTTDDLSSFGINLNNIDLNRLKIYSPYFGGRVMNGKIGAVVTDNLIEIPAWRQDNNSDGNFDSNDEVIFYGKGASGFEFNSLKNQIRFSQNPYSNLSFYWLNVAPTGSSPGKEMITTPSTAGIPDSDISQYEAFYHQEDEFINFLRTGTGFFGVSLTGISDFQEYPIMLNDVVSSQNSKFSMRTRSGIEDASFGGRFILSLDGTQLLSTSIVSNYRVNFRRKTVSNSPLKSGVNRFILAYEGVDSPSKGFLDWFEIRYTRLMKAESDILHFFTSSDSGLMKYNASGFSSNDVNIFNISNIGETYKISPTTISSSSIIWQEQVNPGMRNEYYVSASSAYLSVSEITKVDGLGTPRARISGIQADYIIVTHKDFRESADQLADYRSFEAKPDDRLKTIVIDIDDIINEFSAGQIDPMALRYFFKHAYENWNAPKPSFALLFGDGDYDYRNITGESTNFILTYQLIDDTSTTTTHISFIDSRAADDHFAFISGTDRKADISLGRIVSRTPEDAANFVEKLILYESEPIFGNWKNTVTIVADDLFRPSKNPETNHIRDSEDKIIKTLPQSSDIRKIYMTEFKVETDAAVFGVRKPDATSALLEQLNRGTTFLIYIGHGGPTVLAQERLLTSERDLNIINTGQKLPIWVAGTCEFGRYDDPNIQSMAEDLLVQKQNGAIGMFAASRLVYSGPNATITAKFFNMLLPEQPFSSNAPRVGAALLATKLARSDDSNDQKYHYLGDPTMRVALPQGRATIESIDPPVLQALGKASIRGKILDKNGNILNLGSVSVAVNVFDSEKSVTRSETHNGVTGSISYKLPGPRIFSGPVSATAGSYESSFIVPRDISYGGNSGKTIIYWWDEASGLDGAGAIGNIEYDGTAAATADNLGPEISVGFQGLFFRPGDIVPQDALLEISLNDENGINLAEEVGHKITLTIDEDFNNKFNITQFFEYDIDSYQKGNISYPLPILDAGEHSLTVKAWDSYNNFTEESVVFNIATSDELSIERVYNYPNPMSTSTDFTYFLSQPVEEIEINIYTVAGRLIRKINDFSSVSIGFQKIRWDGRDEVGDRLANGVYIYRLRVKSSFTGQWVEVIEKLAIAR
- the folE gene encoding GTP cyclohydrolase I FolE — protein: MENLIKELLEIIGEDPNREGLLKTPSRVSKSLKFLTKGYNESVEEVLNGAIFTEKFDEMIIVKDIDLYSLCEHHLLPFFGKCHVAYIPNKKIIGLSKIPRIVEIFARRLQVQERLTTQIAEAVQSAINPLGVAVTIEATHLCTVMRGVEKQNAVAVTNSMLGNFKTDPKTRMEFLSMISS
- a CDS encoding 7-cyano-7-deazaguanine synthase, with amino-acid sequence MQKSFKNPFFDFDKEAELRILYSGGIESSVMVGKAVEEGLNPTPVYVSIGTRWEDAEIKAAKNYLEALETGFSENMVIIKTRTNQNYPDWVYGGEGFPISDAGVSSLELPDRNETLIREALNYKDGQNSLNIFIGTTADNPFDDGTAEFFLNLEAQLFNEKKRKVKIIAPLHHLNKKEVIELGKRFPLELTLSCVAPIEGKPCKKCIKCAIRNEAFLLAG